The Pseudomonas chlororaphis subsp. piscium genome contains the following window.
CCTCAGCGAGAGCCTGCTGGTGATCTGGCATCGCCTGGGCAGTTGGCTGATCGGCCAGCGCATCCGCCTCGAACAGGCCTGTTTCAGCTACCCGAAACCCGAACACGGCAACGAATACGACCTGCTGTTCCCCTGCCCCCTGGTGTTTTCCTGTGACCGCAGCAGCCTGCTGTTCCACAGCCGCTACCTGAGCATGCCGCTGCTGCAGGACGAACGAACCCTCAAGCACTTCCTTGAACGCTCCCCCGCCGACCTGCTGGCCCGCCCGGACGACGGCGACAGCCTGAGCAGCCAGCTGCGCCGCCTGCTCAGCCGCGACAGCAACCATTGGCCGGACCTGGAAAACATCGCCCAGCACCTGCACATCAGCCCGCAGACCCTGCGCCGGCACTTGCGCGAAGAAGGCACGAGCTTTCAGGAATTGAAGGATCAGTTGCGGCGCGATATCGCCATCTACCATCTGCGCCGGGCCGACCTGTCATTGCAACAGATCGCCGAGCAGACCGGCTTTTCCGAACCCTCGGCCTTTCACCGCGCGTTCAAGAAGTGGACCGGGCTGACGCCGGGCGCCTACCGCGCCCAGGAAACCTGAACGCGTCGGTCAAATCGCCGGGAAGTGAATGCGGAACGCCGCCCCGCCCAGGGTGGAATCCCCAAGGGTCAGCTGGGCGCCGTAGCTGTCGATGATGTCCTTGACCACCGCCAGGCCGATCCCCTGCCCCGGATGCTGGCGATCCAGCCGTTCGCCGCGCTGGAGAATCCGCGCCCGCTGGTCCGGCGGCACGCCCGGCCCGTCGTCCTCGACACACAACTGCGCGCCGTGGAGGTCTTGGCGGACACTGATGCGCACTTCGCTCAGGCACAGGCGATAGGCGTTCTCCAACAGGTTGCCCAGCAATTCGAGCAAGGCCCCATGCTCGATCGGCACATAGCAGCGCTCCGGCAGGTCGAACGAGACCCGTACCTGTTTGTCGCGATAGACCTTGTCCAGGGTGTCGCACAGGCTTTTCAGCACCGGACGCAGGCGCACCTGGTGACGCACCAGGCCGCTCTTGCGCAGGCTGGCACGCTGCAACTGGTAGCTGATCTGCTGGCTCATGCGTTCGATCTGGGTCTGCAGCACCCAGGCCTGTTCGCGGTCCTGAGGACGCAGGGCCATGTCCTCGCTGACCCCTTGCAACACCGTCAGAGGGGTTTTCAAGCTGTGGGCCAGATCGTCCAGGGAATCGCGATAACGGCTGCGCTGCTCGCGCTCGCTGTGCAACAGGCGGTTCAACGAACCGGTCAAGCGCAACAGTTCGCGCGGATGTTCTTCGCTGAGGCTTTCCCGGGTGCCGCTTTCGATTTCGTCCAGCTCCTGGCTCAGCCGGCGCAAGGCCTGCAGACCCCAGGTCAGGCCAAGCCAGAGCAGCGCCAGGAGCACCAGCAACGCGGCGCCGAAACCGAGGTAGAGGTTTTCCCGCACGCCCTCCAGGGTCAACTGGTACTCACGTACTGGCTGCAGGGCGACGATGCTGAACGCCGCGCTCTTACCGCCCAGCAGCTTGACCTCGACGTCGTAGACGAAAAACTCCTGGCCGTTGACTTCGCGGATACGCGCGAACTCGTTGCCGCGTCCGTCATAACGCGGCTTGTAGTTGATGTTCTCTTCCTGAGTCGCCCTGGAACGCCAGACCAGCCGCCCCTCCCGGTCATAGATGTAGCCCAGGAGGCGACTGTCGGTCAGGTTGAAGCGCTCGTCCGGCAGTTGCGCCGGCATTTGCAGGTGATTGTTCTCGACCCGGGCCGCCGAGATCAGCGTGGTCACATCGGAGGCCAGGCGCTGCTCGATGGAATCCTGCAACGCCAGGCTGAACGCGCCTTGCATGGCCGGCAACAGCGCCAGCATGAACAGCACTGCCAGCGTCGTGGCCGCCAGCATCAGGCGCAGGCGTAACGATCGGATCATCGGCAGCGCTCGTTGAACAGGTAACCCAGGCCGCGCACGGTATCGATGGGCTTGAAGCCCGAAGGGCCTTCCAGCTTGCGCCGCAGGCGGCCGACCAGCACTTCGATCACGTTCGGATCGCGCTCGTCATCGTCCGGGTACAGCTGTTCCATCAACCGGTCCTTGGCCACCACCTGCTGATGGTGGCGCATGAGGTACTCGAGAATCCGGTATTCGTAGGCGGTCAGCGCCAGCGGTTGTTCGTCGAGCGAGGCCTGCTTGCGATTCAGGTCGAGCAGCAGCGGGCCGGCGATGATGGTCGATTGGGTGAACCCGCTGGAGCGGCGCAGCAGCGCATTCAGACGCGCGTCCAGTTCCTCGAACTGGAAGGGCTTGACCACATAGTCGTCGGCGCCGGCAGCCAGCCCTTCGACCTTGTCCTGCCAGTTGCCGCGAGCCGTCAGGATCAGGATCGGAAACGCCTTGCCCCGCGAGCGCAGCTGACGGATCAGGTCCAGCCCACCCATGCCCGGCAGGCCCAGGTCGATCACCGCCAGATCATGGTTGAACTGCTCGGTCTGATACAGCGCCTCCTCGGCATTGGCCACGGACTCGACCACATGGCCGCTGTCCGTGAGGCGGGTTTGCAAGTGATGGCGCAGCAGCGCCTCATCTTCAACGACGAGCAGTTTCATGCAGCTCTCCCAGGCAAAATTCGACATCTCCAAGGGCGCTCAGGCGCCCTGATCGTATATATGGCAACGCCGGATCCTGCCTTGGCAGATCCGGCGCGGTCAGAACCAGGACGATATTTTAGAAAGCGTAGTTGGCCGACAGGTAGGTCTGGGCGCTGCTGGTCAGGCTCAGCGAACCCTGCTTGCTGCCACTGCGCTCGCTCATCTCGGTGCTGGCATTGCTGCGCAGGTAACGGTAACCCAGTTCGACCGAAGTGTTCTGTGAAACCTGCTGCAGGACGCCGGCCTGCACGCCGACGGCATAACCGATATCGCTGTCGCGGCTGAAGCCTGGGGAATCCTGGGTCAGCTTGGTCAGGCCCGCGGTACCGCCGCCGAACAGCTTGGTGCTGCTGGTCACTGGCAGGAACACATCGTAGCTGCCGAGCAGGTTTTCCTGGCGCAGTTTAATGCCATTGTGGGAACCGGAGACATTGTCGTAGGTGGCGTAGTAGCGGTGCTGGTCATTCTGCTGACCCAGGCGCACGCCCCAGGTGTTGTCCTTGCCGATCACACCGTCGGCGTTCGGATGGTTCAGGTTGCTGTTGAGCAGGCTGGACTTCTTGACCTTGTCGCTGGTCTGGCCGTAGGTAAGGCTGGCGAAGTTGCTGTCGGCGGCCTGGACGACAGCGCTGGCGCCGAGAACAGTGAAGGCCAGGATCATCTTCTTGAAAGTAGTCATGGGGGTATTTCCTCATTCGCTATGTGTTTTTGGGTACGGGGCCAGACTACCGACCCCGCCCTGAACTCCCCCTGAACACACTCTGAACCTCGGCTGAATCAAATCGACTAGGCTGTTTGGCAGTCTTTTAAAGGAGAACGGACCATGCGCGCGCTTTTCGCTTGCTTGTTGTTGGCTTTCTGCGGCTTGAGCCAGGCGGCCATCAAGACCCAGGAAATTCCCTACCAGGGCCCCGACGGCATTCGCTTCATCGGCTACTACGCCTATGACGACGCCCTGCAAGGGCCACGTCCCGGAGTCGTGGTGGTGCATGAATGGTGGGGCCTGAACGACTACGCCAAACGCCGGGCCCGGGATCTCGCGGCCTTGGGCTACAGCGCCCTGGCCATCGATATGTACGGCGACGGCAAGCACACTGAGCACCCGAAAGACGCCATGGCCTTCATGCAGGCCGCCTCGAAAGACAGTGCCGCCGCCAACGCGCGCTTCAAGGCCGGGCTCAACCTGCTGAAGAAGCAGCCACAGACCAACCCGGACAAGCTGGCCGCGATCGGCTACTGCTTTGGCGGCAAGGTGGTGCTGGACGCGGCGCGCCAGGGCCTGCCGCTGCTCGGGGTAGTGAGTTTCCATGGCGCCCTGGTCACCAACACCCCCGCCACTCCAGGCAGCGTCAAGGCGAAAATCCTCGTCGAACACGGCGCCCTCGACAGCATGGTCACCGCCGATAACGTCAGCGCCTTCAAGGCGGAAATGGACAAGGCCGGCGCCGACTACCAGTTCGTCAACCTCGAGGGCGCCAAACACAGCTTCAGCAATCCGGATGCCGACCGCCTGAGCCACGGCGAACATGGCGGGCTGGACATCGGCTACAACAAGGCCGCCGATGAACGCTCGTGGGCGGACATGCAGGCGCTCTTCAAGAAACTGTTCGACTGACTCCGCGCCGACCGCCCCGGGCCCTCAACTCCCGGGGTGGCGGCATCAAGGCCGACGGTTGCCAGGCTACCCTCCAGCCTTACAACCCGGCAAAATGCCTGGCATGAATCTCATCCCTACCCTCCCCGCCTGCTGCTCCCCACTCGACGACCAGTGGCCGCTGCCCGATGCCCTGCCGGACACCGTCCTGCTCGGCACCCATTTCGATGCTTCGCGCCTGGCCAGCGACGACTTCCAGCTCAGTGCCATCGAGCCGCCCGCAAGCATTCAACGTTCGGTGGCGAAACGGCAGGCCGAGTTTCTCGCCGGGCGCTTCTGCGCCCGCGCCGCTCTGCAACGCCTGGACGGCCTGGACTGCATTCCACCAATCGGCGAAGACCGGGCACCAGTCTGGCCAGCGCACATCTGCGGCTCGATCACCCACAGCACCGGGCGCGCCGCGGCGATCGTCGCGCGCAAGGAGCATTGGCGCGGGCTGGGCATGGACCTGGAGAACCTGCTCAACATCGAACGGGCGGAACGCCTGGCGGGGGAAATCCTCATCCCGGCCGAAATGCAGCGCATGGCCGCCGCCCCGCGCGAGCAACTGGCGCTCTGGGTCACCCTGACCTTTTCGGTGAAGGAAAGCCTGTTCAAGGCGCTGTACCCGATCGTCCAGCAACGCTTCTATTTCGAACACGCCGAAGTGCTGGAGTGGACAGGCAGTGGCCAGGTCCGCCTGCGCCTGCTGACCGACCTGTCCAGCGAGTGGCGCAGTGGCAGCGAGCTGGATGCGCAGTTCGCCGTGCAGGACGGGCACCTGCTGAGTCTGGTCAGCATCCGGGCTTGATGCCCGGACGAACCTGATCGAAAGCCCTCAACCTTTATCCTGATGCCGTGGCCAGCTCAGGCTGAAACAGGCACCACCGAGGGTCTTGCT
Protein-coding sequences here:
- a CDS encoding response regulator — encoded protein: MKLLVVEDEALLRHHLQTRLTDSGHVVESVANAEEALYQTEQFNHDLAVIDLGLPGMGGLDLIRQLRSRGKAFPILILTARGNWQDKVEGLAAGADDYVVKPFQFEELDARLNALLRRSSGFTQSTIIAGPLLLDLNRKQASLDEQPLALTAYEYRILEYLMRHHQQVVAKDRLMEQLYPDDDERDPNVIEVLVGRLRRKLEGPSGFKPIDTVRGLGYLFNERCR
- a CDS encoding dienelactone hydrolase family protein gives rise to the protein MRALFACLLLAFCGLSQAAIKTQEIPYQGPDGIRFIGYYAYDDALQGPRPGVVVVHEWWGLNDYAKRRARDLAALGYSALAIDMYGDGKHTEHPKDAMAFMQAASKDSAAANARFKAGLNLLKKQPQTNPDKLAAIGYCFGGKVVLDAARQGLPLLGVVSFHGALVTNTPATPGSVKAKILVEHGALDSMVTADNVSAFKAEMDKAGADYQFVNLEGAKHSFSNPDADRLSHGEHGGLDIGYNKAADERSWADMQALFKKLFD
- a CDS encoding ATP-binding protein translates to MIRSLRLRLMLAATTLAVLFMLALLPAMQGAFSLALQDSIEQRLASDVTTLISAARVENNHLQMPAQLPDERFNLTDSRLLGYIYDREGRLVWRSRATQEENINYKPRYDGRGNEFARIREVNGQEFFVYDVEVKLLGGKSAAFSIVALQPVREYQLTLEGVRENLYLGFGAALLVLLALLWLGLTWGLQALRRLSQELDEIESGTRESLSEEHPRELLRLTGSLNRLLHSEREQRSRYRDSLDDLAHSLKTPLTVLQGVSEDMALRPQDREQAWVLQTQIERMSQQISYQLQRASLRKSGLVRHQVRLRPVLKSLCDTLDKVYRDKQVRVSFDLPERCYVPIEHGALLELLGNLLENAYRLCLSEVRISVRQDLHGAQLCVEDDGPGVPPDQRARILQRGERLDRQHPGQGIGLAVVKDIIDSYGAQLTLGDSTLGGAAFRIHFPAI
- a CDS encoding AraC family transcriptional regulator; translation: MRERTIASHFARAALGGARRRGYDYSELLQTLGISLELLNEPKARIAPEQFTSLLQQLWQVLDDEYLGFGDGPSKRGTFAMMCHALIHCSNLEKALQRGLLFYSLFPQAPRLSLTREGEMTRLSLDDAALWDPDHFLSESLLVIWHRLGSWLIGQRIRLEQACFSYPKPEHGNEYDLLFPCPLVFSCDRSSLLFHSRYLSMPLLQDERTLKHFLERSPADLLARPDDGDSLSSQLRRLLSRDSNHWPDLENIAQHLHISPQTLRRHLREEGTSFQELKDQLRRDIAIYHLRRADLSLQQIAEQTGFSEPSAFHRAFKKWTGLTPGAYRAQET
- a CDS encoding 4'-phosphopantetheinyl transferase family protein — translated: MNLIPTLPACCSPLDDQWPLPDALPDTVLLGTHFDASRLASDDFQLSAIEPPASIQRSVAKRQAEFLAGRFCARAALQRLDGLDCIPPIGEDRAPVWPAHICGSITHSTGRAAAIVARKEHWRGLGMDLENLLNIERAERLAGEILIPAEMQRMAAAPREQLALWVTLTFSVKESLFKALYPIVQQRFYFEHAEVLEWTGSGQVRLRLLTDLSSEWRSGSELDAQFAVQDGHLLSLVSIRA